The Parolsenella catena region GTCCTCGTCGTCTGCGCGAATTACAGGTGCCGTTGCCGCGATGGCGGAGCCGCCACAGATGGAGGAACCCACGCCGATGAGCGTGGCGATCTTTCCGGGCACGTGCATGGCGCGGCACATCACGAAGGAGACAACGAGGGACGTGGAGATAGTGGAAACGATCACCGGCAGGCTCGTGGCCCCCACCTTCGCGACCTGCGCGAGGTTAAGCCCGAATCCCAGGAAGACGACGGCAGCCTGAAGGACGTACTTTGACGTGAACTTGATGCCCGGCTGCAACGCCGAGACATCGTGACCACGCAGTACCTGAGCCAGGAGCATGCCAAACAGGATGCCAAAGACCGGCCCTCCGACCACATCTGCATGCTGGCCGCAAATCCAGGCGACCACGGCGATTGCCAGACAAAGGAGGAGGCCCCGGGCCTTCTCGGCGAGGTTGGGAGATTCAGTCATTCATTGCCTTTCGTACGATGGCCCGTCAAACAAAGAAGCCCATTCTATCCCCGCGAGCGCCAGCAGGCGGCCACGGAGACAGAACGGGCAATATGGTTCGCGAAGCCGCCGGCAGCGACGGCATGGCAGCATGCGGCCTCAGACCGGCGTCGACGCAGCGGAGCCACCGCCAAGCAGGCCGCGCATCGCTACGAAGCCGCCGGCAAATAGGCCTTCGCGTTACCGAGGCTGTAGGCGATCGTCGAGCCGTTGTGCAGCAGCGACGACGTCTGAGGGGCGATGAAGCCCGTGATGCCAAGCGCCAGAAGCGCCGAGTTGGTGAGCATCACCTTCGAGTAGGAGCTCGTCAGGCGATCGATGAGGCCCTGGCTCATCCTGCGCAGGCGCACGATCGCTGCGAGGTCCGTGTCCGCCAGGATGATGTCGGCGACCTCCTTGGCGATGTCGCTTCCACCGCCCATCGCAAGGCCCACGTCTGCCAGGCCAAGCGCCGGAGAGTCGTTGACGCCATCGCCCACCATGGCGACGTGGCGTCCCTCACGCTTGGCGCGCTCGACATAGGCATACTTGTCCTCGGGCAGAAGCTCCGCGGCGTACTCGTCGACGCCCGCCTCGCGAGCGATGCGCCTGGCCGTGCGCTCGGAGTCTCCCGTGAGCATCACGACATGCTTGACGCCAAGCGCATGCAGCTCGGCGATAGCCTCCTTGACGCCGGGCTTGAGCGGATCCTCGATGCCAAGCACTCCCACGACCTCGCCGTCTACGGCAAGGTACAGAGGCGAGAAGCCCTGCATCTCAGACTCGACCCTCTCCCGCGCCTCAGAATCCATGAGAACGCGCTCGTCCTCGAACACGAAGTGCGCTGAACCGATCACCGCTCGCCTTCCCTCGATCGAGGAGGCGATGCCATGCGCGACGATGTACTCAACCGCAGCGTGACGCTCGCGATGCTCGAGGCCGCGCGCCTTGGCGGCGTTGACGACGGCACGCGCCACCGGGTGTGGGAAATGCTCCTCCAGGCAGGCGGAGAAGCGCAAGACGTCGTCCTCGCTCCAGCCATCGGTCGCGAACACGCGGGCGAGCCTAGGTTGCGCCTCGGTGAGCGTACCGGTCTTGTCGAACACGATGGTGTCCGCCTTGGCGAATGACTCGAAGTACTTGGCGCCCTTGACCATGACGCCCATCTTGGCCGCGTCGCTCATGGCGGTCATGACGGCGATGGAGCCCGTGAGCTTGAGCGCGCACGAGTAGTCGACCATGAGCGCGGCAGAGGTCTTGACGATGCTGCGCGTGGTGAGGGCGACGAGGCCCGCGAGCAGGAAGTTCCAGGGAACGATCTTGTTCGCCAGCTCCTCCATGTGCGACTGCCCCTCGGACTTGAGGGAATCCGCCGTCTGGACGAGCGAGACGATCGAGCGAAGCTTGGTCTGGGCCGTGTTGGCGCGCACGCGCACGAGGATGCTGCCGTCCTCCACGACGGTGCCGGCAAACACGTCGTCACCCACGGAGCGCTCGACGGCAAGCGGCTCGCCGGTGAGCGTCGCCTGGTTGACCATGGCGCTTCCCCGCTCGACCACGCCATCGATGG contains the following coding sequences:
- a CDS encoding heavy metal translocating P-type ATPase; translated protein: MPEGDLDALIKLSADIKGVTKVRVYGRIGQMAIEYDAPNRADVLGGLRTIDAQAVAEAKSGYAIQLEPRKHKLIMDLATLVGAHYARRWFLPTPLRAVFVVAGYMAFLRAALRELAQPRLTVPVLDASAIGISFVKRDVNTAGQTMFLLNVGELLEDYTRAMSENELINSLLDVPDRAQKVVGDTEVSVPATELEPGDLVAVRTGMSISIDGVVERGSAMVNQATLTGEPLAVERSVGDDVFAGTVVEDGSILVRVRANTAQTKLRSIVSLVQTADSLKSEGQSHMEELANKIVPWNFLLAGLVALTTRSIVKTSAALMVDYSCALKLTGSIAVMTAMSDAAKMGVMVKGAKYFESFAKADTIVFDKTGTLTEAQPRLARVFATDGWSEDDVLRFSACLEEHFPHPVARAVVNAAKARGLEHRERHAAVEYIVAHGIASSIEGRRAVIGSAHFVFEDERVLMDSEARERVESEMQGFSPLYLAVDGEVVGVLGIEDPLKPGVKEAIAELHALGVKHVVMLTGDSERTARRIAREAGVDEYAAELLPEDKYAYVERAKREGRHVAMVGDGVNDSPALGLADVGLAMGGGSDIAKEVADIILADTDLAAIVRLRRMSQGLIDRLTSSYSKVMLTNSALLALGITGFIAPQTSSLLHNGSTIAYSLGNAKAYLPAAS